In Euphorbia lathyris chromosome 9, ddEupLath1.1, whole genome shotgun sequence, the following are encoded in one genomic region:
- the LOC136207113 gene encoding protein MAIN-LIKE 1-like: MLYRQLGIASRGDCSAICGCLTLLHAWIYEYFPVFRPHRGAHLIPADHARALRWEVEVPGKTTARLATFHGQLDRMTAGEVTWLPYGPVPDDDRLRVSYAGWIRCRDIVEPYMPDRALRQVGYTQPIPAERIRPDKAVRSWRSIAYKLTHSLLTVEDTWLRFPSAWGIDRRRCRPVGYDPTACDPAYMDWYMRYSHPHLLHAPQAGPVQHARANSEFWFS, translated from the exons atgttgtaccggcagctggggatagcgagcagaggagatTGTTCAGctatatgcggatgtttgaccctactgcatgcatggatatacgagtattttccggtgttccggccgcatagaggagctcacttgatcccagctgaccatgcccgtgcactgagatgggaggtcgaggtaccaggcaagacgaccgctCGACTAGCTACCTTTCACGGGCAGCTGGACCGTATGACGGCAggagag gtgacgtggttgccttatggtcctgtccccgatgatgatcggcttcgagtgtcctacgccggttggatacggtgtagagacatcgtcgagccgtatatgcccgatcgagcgctgcgacaggtcggatatactcagcctatcccagctgagcgtattagaccggATAAAGCAGTACGTTCATGGAGATCTATAGCGTataagctcacgcattccttactcacagttgaggatacctggctgagatttccatcggcttggggcattgatcggaggagatgccgaccagttggatacgatcccactgcctgtgatcctgcttatatggactggtatatgcgatattcgcatcctcatctccttcatgcaccacaggctggaccggtacagcatgctcgcgccaacagcgaattt tggttTAGCTga
- the LOC136207300 gene encoding pentatricopeptide repeat-containing protein At1g63080, mitochondrial-like, whose protein sequence is MLRWSSRRLLAEFSSHHHQVMLISANSFSHLHTPAKVREAQTQYSFHDVMSSFNHMLRMNPSPSIIQFTKLLSALVRMKHFQTVLSFYKQMEFVGISPDVYTANILINCFCHLHRVDFGFSILGKTFKLGLEPNIVTFNTLINGLCRQANLVEAVNCFDKIVAIGYQPNVQTYTVIVNCLSKMGKFNVAFGLLEEMARRGCKPNVVTYNSVIDSLCKYGLVKEAFHLFSKITSEGILPNVVTYSSLLHCLCYSSQWKKASTLLSDMLAQNITPDIVTFSMLVDELCKEGMVDKARCVVGTMIMSGIEPNLITYNSLIDGLGLDRQMYQARKVFNMMKSKDSIPNVRTYSILIHWYCKWKMIDEAEQLLDEMLRKGLSPNNYTYNALIRGFCDTKSLEEGMKLFKDLCAGGYLPDAVTYSTLLHCFCERKHFDVALALLTEMQTRKLKPNLSIYNILIDGMCKAGWLEKAKKIFSMIFVGGLQPNLHTFCIMINGLCNNGLLDEAYSLFMKMKEHSCSPDNACYNVIIHGFLRHKNLSMGINLIHEMREQGFSADNTTIALVVDLSCKKDISLENL, encoded by the coding sequence ATGCTACGGTGGAGCAGCAGACGCCTTCTCGCTGAGTTTTCATCTCATCATCATCAGGTAATGCTTATTTCTGCAAATTCATTTTCTCATCTTCATACTCCTGCAAAAGTGAGAGAGGCTCAAACCCAATACAGCTTTCATGATGTCATGTCTTCCTTCAATCATATGCTTCGTATGAATCCATCCCCTTCTATTATTCAGTTCACCAAATTGTTATCTGCACTAGTTAGAATGAAACATTTCCAGACTGTCCTTTCTTTTTACAAGCAGATGGAGTTTGTTGGAATTTCACCTGATGTTTATACTGCTAATATTTTGATCAATTGCTTTTGCCATTTACACCGGGTGGATTTTGGATTCTCTATTTTAGGGAAAACGTTCAAACTTGGTTTGGAGCCTAACATTGTAACCTTTAACACTTTGATTAATGGTTTATGTAGACAAGCTAACCTTGTTGAAGCAGTAAATTGTTTTGACAAAATAGTTGCTATAGGATATCAACCTAATGTACAAACCTATACTGTGATTGTCAATTGCCTATCTAAAATGGGAAAATTCAATGTGGCATTTGGTTTGCTTGAAGAAATGGCTAGAAGAGGTTGTAAGCCTAATGTGGTGACATACAATTCTGTCATTGATAGCCTTTGCAAGTATGGCCTAGTAAAGGAAGCATTTCACCTATTCTCCAAGATTACAAGTGAAGGGATTTTACCTAATGTTGTTACCTACAGTTCATTACTTCACTGTTTATGCTATTCAAGCCAGTGGAAAAAAGCTTCTACATTGCTCAGTGACATGTTGGCTCAGAACATAACACCAGATATAGTTACCTTCAGTATGCTTGTTGATGAATTATGCAAGGAAGGCATGGTGGATAAAGCTAGATGTGTGGTCGGAACAATGATTATGAGTGGTATAGAGCCCAATCTTATCACTTACAATTCGTTGATAGATGGACTTGGTTTGGATAGGCAGATGTATCAAGCTAGGAAAGTGTTTAATATGATGAAAAGCAAGGATTCTATTCCTAATGTTCGTACTTATAGCATATTGATTCATTGGTACTGTAAATGGAAAATGATTGATGAGGCAGAGCAACTTCTGGATGAAATGCTTCGTAAAGGTTTAAGTCCTAACAATTATACTTATAACGCTCTTATACGTGGCTTTTGTGATACAAAAAGCCTTGAGGAAGGCATGAAACTTTTTAAAGACTTGTGTGCTGGTGGCTATCTTCCAGATGCAGTAACTTATTCAACTTTGTTACACTGCTTCTGTGAACGTAAGCATTTTGATGTTGCCTTGGCCCTATTAACTGAAATGCAAACGAGAAAATTGAAGCCTAATTTATCTATATACAATATTCTAATTGATGGGATGTGCAAAGCTGGATGGCTtgaaaaagcaaagaaaatatttTCTATGATTTTTGTTGGAGGGTTGCAACCTAATCTTCACACATTTTGTATAATGATTAATGGACTTTGCAACAACGGATTACTAGATGAAGCATATAGTTTGTTCATGAAAATGAAAGAACATAGTTGCTCACCAGATAATGCATGTTACAATGTGATTATTCATGGATTTCTACGGCACAAGAACTTGTCCATGGGAATAAACCTAATACATGAAATGCGTGAACAAGGATTTTCTGCAGATAACACCACCATAGCTTTGGTAGTGGATCTATCATGCAAGAAGGATATAAGTTTGGAAAATTTGTAA